The Edaphobacter sp. 12200R-103 genome contains a region encoding:
- a CDS encoding S9 family peptidase yields MTSARICRATIVFLTPLFLASLALTQTPASHQDSHHQDSRIGTLLDTLGRTQTPTMASISPDGKTVAWSVQKGGNYETHLSGVSDSSTDLAIRPSGNGAACSSDAPAWSPDGKSLAYASDCTSDGTRQPQIFVWSRQTGESRQITHVTGTIDDIAWSPNGKQIGFLFVENATRAAGALDAMKPWDGVIGEDGVEVQRVAVASLSGDSVQQITPSDLHVYEFSWAPDSNQLVYVAANPPGENNWWVAQLYTQSISSGAPHAILDTTKISGSLHGLQIAVPRFSPDGRQIAFIGGLMSDQGSTGGDVYLIPSAGGEPKDITPNRAASVAFLHWMSPDLLGLSEHVGGSSHITAINVATGTDDPKINLTLDESIGSGASVMSLSVSRDDKAYAFIRSSYQHAPEVWAGPLANLRQISHLNDSIKPLWGGTEDVQWTNEGFHVQGWLLYPANYDPSKKYPLIVTVHGGPSSAVTPRWPGLGYGGVPFSALGYFVFMPNPRGSFGQGERFTQANIRDFGYGDLRDILAGMDAIEARLPIDKNREGLTGWSYGGFMTMFAVTQTTRFRAAVAGAGISNWKSYYGENSIDQWMIPFFGASVYDDPAIYAKSSAIEYIKKVKTPTLVVVGDRDGECPAPQSFEFWHALRAQGVKTQLVVYPNEGHAFRSPEHRRDVLERALNWFETQMPTN; encoded by the coding sequence ATGACGTCTGCACGGATCTGCCGCGCCACCATCGTTTTCCTAACCCCACTCTTCCTCGCTTCCCTGGCTTTAACACAGACCCCTGCAAGTCACCAGGATTCCCACCACCAGGATTCCCGGATCGGAACCCTTCTGGACACTTTGGGAAGGACCCAGACGCCTACGATGGCCTCTATCTCTCCGGACGGCAAGACAGTCGCCTGGTCGGTACAGAAGGGAGGAAACTATGAGACTCACCTGAGCGGAGTGTCAGATTCCTCCACCGATCTGGCTATCCGTCCCTCGGGGAACGGCGCAGCCTGCAGCAGCGATGCGCCTGCCTGGTCGCCCGACGGCAAATCGCTGGCATATGCCTCCGACTGCACCTCCGATGGCACCCGACAGCCCCAGATCTTCGTCTGGTCCAGACAGACCGGCGAATCGCGTCAGATTACGCATGTTACGGGAACCATTGACGATATCGCCTGGTCGCCGAATGGCAAACAGATCGGCTTCCTCTTCGTCGAGAATGCCACCCGCGCAGCCGGTGCACTGGATGCCATGAAGCCCTGGGACGGCGTCATCGGAGAGGACGGCGTCGAAGTACAGCGAGTCGCGGTGGCCAGCCTCTCAGGCGATTCCGTTCAGCAAATCACACCCAGCGATCTTCACGTCTATGAGTTCAGCTGGGCTCCTGATTCCAACCAGCTTGTGTACGTGGCAGCCAATCCGCCCGGCGAGAACAACTGGTGGGTCGCCCAGCTCTACACGCAATCCATTAGCAGTGGAGCTCCTCACGCGATCCTCGATACGACGAAGATCAGCGGCTCCCTGCATGGCCTCCAGATCGCCGTCCCCCGGTTCTCACCGGACGGCAGGCAGATCGCCTTTATAGGGGGGCTGATGAGCGATCAGGGCTCTACCGGAGGAGACGTCTACCTCATCCCCTCGGCAGGTGGGGAGCCGAAGGACATCACCCCAAACCGTGCCGCATCGGTCGCTTTTCTTCACTGGATGTCTCCCGACCTTCTCGGCTTGAGCGAGCACGTCGGCGGATCAAGCCACATCACAGCAATCAATGTAGCCACGGGAACGGATGATCCTAAGATCAACCTTACCCTCGATGAATCCATCGGCTCGGGAGCCTCTGTGATGAGCCTCTCTGTCTCTCGCGATGACAAGGCTTATGCTTTCATTCGCAGCTCTTACCAGCATGCGCCTGAGGTCTGGGCCGGCCCCTTAGCAAACCTCAGGCAGATCAGCCATCTGAATGACTCCATCAAGCCGCTCTGGGGCGGGACCGAGGACGTCCAGTGGACGAACGAGGGCTTCCATGTCCAGGGCTGGCTCCTCTATCCCGCGAACTATGATCCCTCCAAAAAGTACCCTCTCATCGTGACGGTTCACGGGGGACCATCTTCCGCAGTCACTCCGCGCTGGCCCGGTCTTGGGTATGGCGGAGTTCCCTTCTCCGCCCTCGGCTACTTCGTCTTCATGCCGAATCCGCGCGGGAGCTTCGGGCAGGGAGAGAGGTTCACCCAGGCCAACATCCGCGACTTCGGGTACGGTGATCTACGCGACATCCTCGCGGGCATGGACGCGATTGAGGCCCGATTACCGATCGACAAAAATCGTGAAGGCCTCACCGGCTGGAGCTACGGCGGTTTCATGACAATGTTTGCCGTCACCCAGACGACTCGCTTCCGCGCTGCCGTCGCCGGAGCCGGAATCAGCAACTGGAAGAGCTATTACGGGGAAAACTCCATCGACCAATGGATGATCCCCTTCTTCGGCGCCAGCGTCTATGACGATCCGGCGATCTACGCGAAGAGTTCAGCCATCGAATACATCAAAAAAGTCAAAACGCCAACGCTGGTCGTGGTTGGCGATCGCGACGGCGAGTGCCCTGCTCCGCAGAGCTTTGAGTTCTGGCACGCTCTGCGCGCCCAGGGGGTAAAGACCCAGCTCGTCGTCTATCCCAACGAAGGTCACGCCTTTCGTTCGCCCGAACACCGGAGAGATGTTCTGGAGCGGGCCCTCAACTGGTTTGAGACACAGATGCCCACAAATTGA
- the rpsL gene encoding 30S ribosomal protein S12 codes for MPTFHQLVKQGRTPTRYKTASPALQGSPQRRGVCTRVYTQTPKKPNSALRKVARVRLTNGIEVTTYIPGIGHNLQEHSIVLIRGGRVKDLPGVRYHVVRGTLDSVGVANRKQSRSKYGAKRPKAAAK; via the coding sequence GTGCCTACGTTCCATCAGCTCGTCAAGCAGGGCCGCACGCCCACTCGCTATAAGACTGCCAGCCCCGCGTTGCAGGGTTCGCCCCAGCGTCGTGGTGTCTGCACCCGCGTCTACACCCAGACGCCGAAGAAGCCGAACTCGGCGCTCCGCAAGGTCGCTCGTGTTCGTCTGACGAACGGCATCGAGGTTACGACCTATATCCCGGGAATCGGCCACAACCTGCAGGAGCACTCGATCGTGCTGATCCGCGGTGGCCGTGTGAAGGACCTCCCGGGTGTTCGTTATCACGTCGTTCGTGGGACGCTCGACTCGGTCGGCGTGGCCAATCGTAAGCAGAGCCGCTCGAAGTACGGCGCGAAGCGCCCGAAGGCTGCCGCTAAGTAA
- the fusA gene encoding elongation factor G: MARNISLDKCRNIGIMAHIDAGKTTTTERILFYTGVNYRIGEVHEGTATMDWMEQEQERGITITSAATTCFWNKYRINIIDTPGHVDFTAEVERSLRVLDGAVACFDAVAGVQPQSETVWRQATKYRVPRICFINKMDKSGGDAEHATQTIKDRLGAKAVMLQLAIGAEANFKGVVDLVEMRAILWHDEAMGAKYSVEEVPADLKEKALAFRNQLIESVAETDDALLEKFLEGEEPSVAELKAAIRKATIGMHIFPVLMGSSFKNKGVQTLLDAVVDYLPSPLDIPPIEGINPDDPEEKLVRKSDDNEPLAALGFKIMTDPFVGQLIFIRVYSGVLKAGDTVLNPRTGKTERIGRLLKMHANKREEITEILAGDICAAVGLKNLITGDTICTEKSPIVLESIDFPDPVISVAVEPKTKSDQEKMGMALAKLAQEDPTFKVHTDPDSGQTIISGMGELHLEIIVDRMMREYKVEANVGKPQVAYRETIRTTSEAEGKYIRQTGGSGNYGHAKIRIEPNEQGKGYEFINDIKGGVIPREYIKPIDQGIQDALLRGVLAGYEMVDIKVTLFDGSYHDVDSNEMAFKIAGSMAFKEAARKAKPVLLEPMMAVEVTVPEDYMGTVIGDLNSRRGRIEGMEMMAGQQVIKATVPLATMFAYSNNLRGSTQGRGNFTMQFAHYEEAPKSVSEEIIAKVQGKAN, from the coding sequence GTGGCACGCAATATCTCGCTGGACAAATGCCGCAACATCGGCATCATGGCTCATATCGACGCCGGTAAGACGACGACGACGGAGCGCATCCTGTTCTATACGGGTGTGAACTATCGTATCGGCGAAGTCCATGAAGGCACTGCGACCATGGACTGGATGGAGCAGGAGCAGGAGCGCGGCATCACGATCACCTCGGCTGCGACGACCTGTTTCTGGAATAAGTACCGCATCAATATCATCGACACTCCTGGTCACGTGGACTTTACGGCCGAGGTGGAGCGTTCGCTTCGCGTTCTCGACGGCGCTGTGGCCTGCTTTGATGCGGTTGCCGGCGTGCAGCCCCAGTCGGAGACGGTGTGGCGTCAGGCTACGAAGTACCGCGTTCCCCGTATCTGCTTCATCAATAAGATGGACAAAAGCGGGGGCGATGCCGAGCATGCGACCCAGACAATCAAGGATCGCCTTGGCGCGAAGGCGGTTATGTTGCAGCTTGCCATCGGTGCAGAGGCAAACTTCAAGGGTGTGGTGGATTTGGTCGAGATGCGCGCCATCCTTTGGCACGACGAAGCGATGGGCGCCAAGTACTCGGTCGAAGAGGTCCCCGCCGATCTGAAGGAGAAGGCGCTGGCCTTCCGGAATCAGCTGATCGAATCGGTCGCTGAGACCGATGATGCTCTGCTCGAGAAGTTCCTTGAGGGCGAAGAGCCTTCCGTTGCAGAGCTCAAGGCTGCGATCCGCAAGGCGACGATCGGCATGCATATCTTCCCGGTTTTGATGGGTTCGTCCTTCAAGAACAAGGGTGTGCAGACTCTACTCGACGCCGTGGTCGATTATCTTCCGAGCCCGCTCGATATTCCTCCGATTGAAGGTATCAATCCCGACGATCCGGAAGAGAAGCTGGTTCGCAAGTCGGATGACAATGAGCCCCTCGCTGCTCTTGGCTTCAAGATTATGACGGACCCGTTCGTCGGTCAGTTGATCTTTATCCGGGTGTATTCGGGCGTTCTAAAGGCCGGCGACACTGTTCTGAACCCTCGCACGGGCAAGACAGAGCGCATTGGCCGTCTGCTGAAGATGCATGCCAACAAGCGTGAGGAGATCACGGAGATTCTGGCCGGCGATATCTGCGCCGCAGTGGGTCTCAAGAACCTCATCACGGGCGACACGATCTGCACGGAGAAGTCCCCGATCGTTCTTGAGTCGATCGACTTCCCGGATCCTGTGATCTCGGTTGCGGTTGAGCCCAAGACCAAGAGTGACCAGGAGAAGATGGGCATGGCGCTGGCAAAGCTGGCGCAGGAAGATCCCACCTTCAAGGTCCACACTGACCCTGATTCGGGCCAGACCATCATCTCGGGTATGGGCGAGCTTCACCTCGAGATCATCGTCGACCGCATGATGCGCGAGTATAAGGTCGAGGCCAACGTTGGCAAGCCGCAGGTGGCTTATCGCGAGACGATTCGCACGACTTCGGAGGCGGAGGGCAAGTACATTCGTCAGACGGGCGGTTCAGGGAACTACGGGCATGCCAAGATCCGCATCGAGCCCAACGAACAGGGTAAGGGCTACGAGTTCATCAACGATATCAAGGGCGGCGTCATTCCGAGAGAGTACATCAAGCCGATCGATCAGGGCATTCAGGATGCGCTTCTGCGCGGAGTCCTGGCTGGCTACGAGATGGTCGACATCAAGGTGACCCTGTTCGACGGAAGCTACCACGATGTCGACTCGAACGAAATGGCGTTCAAGATCGCCGGTTCGATGGCCTTCAAGGAAGCGGCCCGCAAGGCGAAGCCGGTTCTGCTGGAGCCGATGATGGCCGTCGAAGTTACGGTGCCCGAGGATTACATGGGAACCGTGATCGGCGACCTCAACTCCCGTCGCGGACGGATCGAGGGCATGGAGATGATGGCAGGGCAGCAGGTGATCAAGGCGACTGTGCCGCTGGCGACCATGTTTGCCTACTCCAACAATCTGCGTGGTTCGACGCAGGGACGTGGCAATTTCACCATGCAATTTGCGCATTATGAAGAGGCGCCAAAGTCGGTCTCTGAAGAGATCATCGCCAAGGTACAGGGCAAGGCGAACTAA
- the rpsG gene encoding 30S ribosomal protein S7, whose amino-acid sequence MPRKGYIAKREVAPDPVYGSTLVTKFVNSMMWGGKKSTAQGIFYESMKNLEQKGGDEALKLFKKAVENVKPLLEVKSRRVGGANYQVPIEVNPERRTSLAIRWLVTYGRARGEKGMVEKLTAELLDAANGRGAAMKKKEDVHRMAEANKAFAHYRW is encoded by the coding sequence ATGCCGAGAAAAGGTTATATCGCGAAGCGTGAGGTTGCTCCGGACCCGGTGTACGGTTCGACCCTGGTGACGAAGTTCGTCAACTCGATGATGTGGGGCGGCAAGAAGTCGACCGCGCAGGGCATCTTCTATGAATCGATGAAGAACCTGGAGCAGAAGGGTGGCGACGAGGCCCTGAAGCTCTTCAAGAAGGCCGTCGAGAATGTAAAGCCGCTGCTCGAGGTAAAGAGCCGCCGTGTAGGTGGAGCGAACTATCAGGTGCCGATTGAGGTCAACCCTGAGCGCCGCACTTCGCTCGCGATCCGCTGGCTGGTAACGTATGGCCGCGCTCGTGGAGAGAAGGGCATGGTTGAAAAGCTGACCGCCGAGCTGCTGGATGCGGCAAACGGACGCGGAGCGGCGATGAAGAAGAAGGAAGATGTTCATCGCATGGCTGAGGCAAACAAGGCCTTCGCTCACTATCGCTGGTAA